In Hyphomicrobiales bacterium, the following are encoded in one genomic region:
- a CDS encoding Ni/Fe hydrogenase produces the protein MKLCRASVLMPVLALAVSLVAGPALAHTGGGYGGGFVSGFTHPILGWDHVAAMVAVGLWGAFLGAPAIWLLPVVFPLVMALGAVVGILGIPVPGVETGIALSAVVLGLMIVFAVRPPIWIAALIVGGFAVFHGYAHGTELPATANAFAFAVGFVIATGLLHLTGIAFGLLVSWPIGRKAVRVAGGVISLAGVAFLTGMA, from the coding sequence ATGAAACTTTGTCGCGCGTCCGTGCTGATGCCCGTGCTGGCTCTGGCCGTATCGCTCGTCGCCGGCCCGGCGCTCGCCCATACGGGTGGGGGATATGGCGGCGGTTTCGTCAGCGGCTTCACGCACCCGATCCTCGGTTGGGATCATGTCGCGGCGATGGTGGCGGTCGGCCTGTGGGGCGCCTTTCTCGGCGCGCCGGCGATCTGGCTGCTCCCGGTGGTTTTTCCGCTCGTGATGGCGCTTGGCGCGGTGGTCGGCATTCTCGGCATTCCCGTCCCCGGTGTTGAAACCGGAATCGCGCTGTCGGCGGTGGTGCTTGGCCTGATGATCGTGTTCGCGGTGCGCCCGCCGATCTGGATCGCCGCGCTCATCGTCGGTGGCTTCGCCGTGTTCCACGGCTACGCCCACGGCACCGAACTGCCGGCAACGGCGAACGCCTTTGCCTTTGCGGTGGGTTTCGTGATCGCGACCGGGCTGCTGCATCTCACCGGCATCGCATTCGGTCTGCTGGTCAGCTGGCCGATCGGCCGCAAGGCGGTGCGGGTTGCCGGCGGCGTGATTTCGCTGGCCGGCGTCGCCTTCCTGACTGGCATGGCCTGA
- a CDS encoding amidohydrolase produces MPIVNRFAALHDEIADWRQDIHQNPELLFDVHRTADTVAKKLAEFGVDEVVTGIGRTGVVGIIKGSNGGGGKVIGLRADMDALPIHEKTCKHYASNVEGKMHACGHDGHTAMLLGAAKYLAETRNFAGTVALIFQPAEEGGGGGNEMVKDGMMERFAIEEVYGMHNYPGMPIGTFAIRPGALMASADRITIDIQGVGGHAAKPHKCVDPILVGAHIVTAVQSIASRSVDPLESAVVSITMFQAGSTDNVIPHTAYLHGTVRTLKPEIRDQVEKQLAHVVESTAATFGAKAKLTYERDYPVTVNDAEKARFAASIAEKIVGPDKVDANVTPVMGGEDFSFMLEARPGAFIFMGNGESRDLHHPEYDFNDEAIPFGCSYWVTLAETALPTGR; encoded by the coding sequence ATGCCGATCGTCAATCGTTTCGCCGCGCTCCACGATGAAATCGCCGACTGGCGTCAGGACATCCACCAGAACCCGGAGCTGCTGTTCGACGTTCACCGCACGGCGGATACGGTCGCCAAAAAGCTCGCCGAATTCGGCGTCGACGAAGTGGTCACCGGCATCGGCCGCACCGGCGTCGTCGGCATCATCAAGGGCTCGAATGGCGGCGGCGGCAAGGTCATCGGCCTGCGCGCCGACATGGACGCCCTGCCGATCCACGAGAAGACCTGCAAGCACTACGCCTCCAACGTCGAAGGCAAGATGCACGCCTGTGGCCATGACGGCCACACGGCGATGCTGCTCGGCGCCGCGAAATATCTCGCCGAGACGCGCAATTTCGCCGGCACGGTCGCGCTCATCTTCCAGCCGGCGGAAGAAGGTGGCGGCGGCGGCAACGAGATGGTCAAGGACGGCATGATGGAGCGTTTCGCCATCGAGGAAGTCTACGGCATGCACAATTATCCCGGCATGCCGATCGGCACCTTCGCGATCCGCCCCGGCGCGCTGATGGCCTCCGCCGACCGCATCACCATCGATATCCAGGGCGTCGGCGGCCATGCCGCCAAGCCGCACAAATGCGTCGATCCGATCCTCGTCGGTGCGCATATCGTCACCGCCGTGCAGTCGATCGCGTCGCGCAGCGTCGATCCGCTCGAATCCGCCGTCGTCTCGATCACCATGTTCCAGGCCGGCTCGACCGACAACGTGATCCCGCACACCGCCTATCTGCACGGCACCGTGCGCACGCTGAAACCCGAGATCCGCGATCAGGTCGAAAAGCAGCTCGCCCATGTGGTCGAATCGACCGCAGCGACCTTCGGCGCCAAGGCAAAACTGACCTACGAGCGCGACTACCCGGTCACCGTCAACGACGCCGAAAAGGCCCGCTTTGCCGCCTCGATCGCGGAAAAGATCGTTGGCCCCGACAAGGTCGACGCCAACGTCACCCCCGTGATGGGCGGCGAGGATTTCTCGTTCATGCTGGAAGCCCGCCCCGGCGCCTTCATCTTCATGGGCAATGGCGAAAGCCGCGACCTGCACCACCCGGAGTACGACTTCAACGACGAAGCGATCCCCTTCGGCTGCTCCTACTGGGTCACTCTTGCCGAGACCGCGCTGCCTACCGGCAGATAA
- a CDS encoding C4-dicarboxylate ABC transporter permease, whose translation MDVFHDDPRLRDTIFGHLFFWGAVAISLFHIWANIFGTLSTLWLAGIHFAGLAFLCALRFPLWHAKSDSRLALAVDIVFGLALALGTVVLVGSENAIYARGVHLSTLEWVLAFLTIFGAIELTRRTTGWIIPVLILIALTYVTWWGSEISGVFKFSGLSIETVVFRSIFADEGMFGIIGRISASFVFLFILFGAFLVRSGAGDFIIDIARAISGRMTGGPGFVAVIASGLTGTISGSAVANTTSTGVITIPLMKRSGFPPRFSAGVEAAASTGGQLMPPIMGAGAFVMATYTQIPYLDIVAVSFLPAFVYFLSVAFFVRIEAKRSNIVVSADDAPKLMDVLRRGGPAFLIPIAVLIGLLVYGFTPTYAAGWAILSVVVASWLTPNRMGPKAIAEALALGARNMITTGVLLIAVGLIVNVIAMASIGNTFSLMITEWASGNLLVAIVLIALASLVLGMGLPVTAAYIVLATLSAPALQTLILNNMYDPAVMDAEMIQAIANGTLAETVKPFFLLVDPEAFGKLAQPMALADAQALFALLPPEILDQIHAGARNELPASVLTGALLSAHMIVFWLSQDSNVTPPVCLTAFAAAAIAKTPPMRTGITAWKLAKGLYLVPILFAYTPFLTGTPFEMGMIFLIATLGVYALGAAIEGHMEAPLNWPLRILLGAAGIALVWPNTPLLEIGGAIVVLTIFGFNIAADRKARKAAA comes from the coding sequence ATGGACGTCTTCCACGACGATCCCCGGCTGAGAGACACGATCTTCGGCCATCTGTTCTTCTGGGGCGCGGTCGCCATTTCCCTGTTCCACATCTGGGCGAACATCTTCGGCACGTTGTCGACCCTGTGGCTGGCCGGCATCCACTTCGCCGGGCTCGCCTTCCTGTGCGCCCTGCGCTTCCCGCTCTGGCACGCCAAATCCGACAGCCGCCTCGCACTTGCCGTCGATATCGTCTTCGGTCTCGCGCTGGCGCTCGGCACCGTCGTCCTGGTCGGCTCGGAAAACGCCATCTATGCCCGCGGCGTACACCTGTCGACGCTGGAATGGGTGCTCGCCTTCCTGACCATCTTCGGCGCTATCGAACTGACCCGCCGCACCACCGGCTGGATCATCCCGGTGCTGATCCTCATCGCGCTGACCTACGTCACCTGGTGGGGCTCGGAGATCAGCGGCGTCTTCAAGTTCTCCGGCCTCTCCATCGAGACCGTCGTGTTCCGCTCGATCTTCGCCGACGAGGGCATGTTCGGTATCATCGGCCGCATTTCGGCAAGCTTCGTCTTCCTGTTCATCCTGTTCGGCGCCTTCCTTGTGCGCTCCGGCGCCGGTGATTTCATCATCGACATCGCCCGCGCGATTTCTGGCCGCATGACCGGCGGCCCCGGCTTCGTCGCCGTCATCGCCTCCGGACTGACCGGCACCATCTCCGGCTCGGCCGTCGCCAATACCACCTCGACCGGCGTCATCACCATTCCGCTGATGAAGCGCTCCGGCTTCCCGCCGCGCTTTTCCGCCGGCGTCGAGGCCGCCGCCTCGACCGGCGGCCAGCTGATGCCGCCGATCATGGGCGCCGGCGCCTTCGTCATGGCGACCTACACCCAGATCCCCTATCTCGACATCGTCGCCGTCAGCTTCCTGCCTGCCTTCGTCTATTTCCTCTCGGTCGCCTTCTTCGTGCGCATCGAGGCAAAGCGCTCCAACATCGTCGTCTCCGCCGACGACGCGCCGAAGCTGATGGACGTGCTGCGCCGCGGTGGCCCGGCCTTTTTGATCCCGATTGCCGTCCTCATCGGCCTCCTCGTCTACGGCTTCACACCGACCTATGCCGCCGGCTGGGCGATCCTGTCGGTCGTCGTCGCCTCGTGGCTGACTCCGAACCGCATGGGCCCGAAGGCCATCGCCGAAGCGCTCGCGCTCGGCGCCCGCAACATGATCACCACCGGCGTGCTGCTGATCGCCGTCGGCCTGATCGTCAACGTCATCGCCATGGCCTCCATCGGCAACACCTTCTCGCTGATGATCACCGAGTGGGCGAGCGGCAACCTGCTGGTCGCCATCGTGCTGATCGCGCTTGCCTCGCTGGTGCTCGGCATGGGCCTGCCGGTGACCGCCGCCTATATCGTGCTCGCCACTCTGTCGGCGCCGGCCCTGCAAACCCTCATCCTCAACAACATGTACGATCCCGCCGTGATGGACGCGGAGATGATCCAGGCGATCGCCAATGGCACGCTGGCCGAGACCGTCAAACCGTTCTTCCTGCTGGTCGACCCGGAAGCCTTTGGAAAACTCGCCCAGCCGATGGCGCTCGCCGACGCGCAAGCGCTGTTCGCGCTGCTGCCGCCGGAAATCCTCGACCAGATCCACGCCGGCGCGCGCAACGAGCTGCCGGCTTCGGTGCTGACCGGTGCACTCCTGTCGGCGCACATGATCGTCTTCTGGCTCTCCCAGGACTCCAACGTCACACCACCGGTCTGCCTGACCGCCTTTGCGGCCGCCGCGATTGCGAAGACCCCACCAATGCGCACCGGCATCACCGCCTGGAAGCTCGCCAAGGGGCTTTATCTGGTGCCGATCCTGTTCGCCTACACGCCGTTCCTGACCGGTACGCCGTTCGAGATGGGGATGATCTTCCTGATCGCCACGCTCGGCGTCTACGCACTCGGCGCCGCGATCGAGGGCCACATGGAAGCGCCACTCAACTGGCCGCTGCGCATTCTGCTCGGCGCAGCCGGCATCGCGCTCGTCTGGCCGAACACGCCGCTTCTCGAGATCGGAGGCGCCATCGTCGTCCTCACCATCTTCGGCTTCAACATCGCCGCCGACCGCAAGGCGCGCAAAGCGGCCGCCTAA
- a CDS encoding C4-dicarboxylate ABC transporter substrate-binding protein — protein MLKGRTILKSLTAAAVGTALLVSLAPTATRAAEEQNFLLATASTGGTYYPVGVALATLVKVKLQPKQKINMSAINSAGSGENIKLLRENEVQFAIVQGLYGAYAKNGSGPLKNDGPQKNLRSISMLWSNVEHFVVKKADAKTGTIEDMKNLAGKKVSMGKQNSGTIGSNRTILGNLGINMDETYDLAYMGYGPSADAMQNGQIEAMSTPAGAPVSAVTRAFAAMGGDIAVLNFTDEQMKAANGDFDELWTRFVVPAGTYPGQEADINTIAQPNFLAVRDDVPEETIYLITKTIYENLAFLQSIHPATKAMSIERAIAGLPLPLHPGAIRYYEEAGVAVPDRLKP, from the coding sequence ATGCTCAAAGGACGGACAATTCTGAAGTCGCTGACCGCCGCCGCGGTTGGCACCGCGCTTCTGGTATCGCTCGCTCCGACCGCGACCCGTGCCGCCGAGGAGCAGAACTTCCTGCTCGCCACCGCCTCGACCGGCGGCACCTACTATCCGGTCGGCGTCGCGCTTGCCACCCTCGTCAAGGTCAAGCTGCAGCCCAAGCAGAAGATCAACATGTCGGCGATCAACTCGGCCGGTTCGGGCGAGAACATCAAGCTGCTGCGCGAGAACGAAGTGCAGTTCGCCATCGTCCAGGGCCTCTATGGCGCCTACGCCAAGAACGGCTCCGGCCCGCTGAAGAACGACGGCCCGCAGAAGAACCTGCGCTCGATCTCCATGCTGTGGTCGAATGTCGAGCACTTCGTGGTCAAGAAGGCCGACGCCAAGACCGGCACCATCGAGGACATGAAGAACCTCGCCGGCAAGAAGGTCTCGATGGGCAAGCAGAACTCGGGCACCATCGGCTCCAATCGCACCATTCTCGGCAATCTCGGCATCAACATGGATGAGACCTACGATCTCGCCTATATGGGCTACGGCCCGTCGGCCGACGCCATGCAGAACGGCCAGATCGAAGCCATGTCGACCCCGGCCGGCGCGCCGGTTTCCGCCGTCACCCGCGCCTTCGCGGCGATGGGCGGCGACATCGCCGTGCTCAACTTCACCGACGAGCAAATGAAGGCCGCCAATGGCGACTTCGACGAACTGTGGACCCGCTTCGTCGTTCCCGCCGGCACCTATCCGGGCCAGGAAGCCGACATCAACACCATCGCCCAGCCGAACTTCCTCGCCGTGCGTGATGATGTGCCGGAAGAGACCATCTACCTGATCACCAAGACGATCTACGAGAACCTCGCCTTCCTGCAGTCGATCCATCCGGCCACCAAGGCGATGAGCATCGAGCGTGCTATCGCCGGTCTGCCGCTGCCGCTGCATCCGGGCGCGATCCGCTACTACGAAGAAGCGGGCGTCGCCGTTCCCGACCGTCTGAAGCCGTAA
- a CDS encoding D-alanyl-D-alanine carboxypeptidase has protein sequence MLKTQLSRAFPAFVRASQIIRLTALIATIGLTVGMAPAARAEVAAYVVFDASNGTVVEEKAATRLWHPASVTKLMTAYVAFHALRDGTLKLTSPVVYSDNARKEPPSKMGFKAGTILTLDNALKMMIVKSANDVAVAIAEAVGGSEPAFVTAMNAHAARLGMRDTRFTNPNGLPDKRQVTTARDMGLLAQALIREFPEYYHYFRIAAIQHGKRTLQSHNVLLRHYQGADGMKTGYICDAGLNLVATAKRGGRRYVVVVFGARNGYERAAVAAELLDKGFGRSRLFGASKTLAALPSGRGYGSPPSGYCRQGEKPKIEELLAQYGRGASGGTSGPALGYASANRIRPVLPGVAITTAKAKKKKKGKNDKEATISAEEVLTRLVGPPRGYVTVRVFTGGADDVSPRRHLSPIDGVNMAGSGRGVPLPEPHPVRMVSAPAASASPGGSLFAKAAGQSNVARPAALLPGAAMIATYPKMVGGVPVPQPRPR, from the coding sequence GTGCTTAAGACCCAGCTTTCCCGCGCCTTCCCGGCGTTCGTGCGCGCGTCTCAGATAATCCGCCTCACCGCGCTGATCGCGACCATCGGCCTCACGGTCGGTATGGCGCCGGCCGCGCGTGCCGAGGTTGCCGCCTATGTGGTGTTCGATGCCTCGAACGGGACGGTGGTCGAGGAGAAGGCCGCGACCCGGCTGTGGCATCCGGCTTCGGTGACGAAGCTGATGACGGCCTATGTGGCGTTCCACGCGCTGCGCGACGGCACGCTCAAGCTGACCTCGCCGGTGGTCTATTCCGACAATGCGCGCAAGGAGCCGCCGTCGAAGATGGGCTTCAAGGCCGGCACCATACTCACCCTCGACAACGCTTTGAAGATGATGATCGTCAAATCGGCGAACGATGTCGCGGTGGCGATCGCCGAGGCGGTCGGCGGGTCCGAGCCGGCTTTCGTCACGGCGATGAATGCGCACGCGGCCCGGCTCGGCATGCGCGATACGCGGTTCACCAATCCGAACGGCTTGCCCGACAAGCGGCAGGTCACGACGGCGCGCGACATGGGCCTGCTGGCGCAGGCGTTGATCCGCGAATTCCCTGAATATTATCACTATTTCCGCATCGCTGCGATCCAGCACGGCAAGCGCACCCTGCAGTCTCACAATGTGCTGTTGCGCCACTATCAGGGCGCCGACGGCATGAAGACCGGCTATATCTGCGATGCCGGGCTGAACCTCGTCGCGACGGCGAAGCGCGGCGGCCGGCGCTACGTGGTCGTGGTGTTCGGCGCGCGCAATGGCTATGAGCGCGCCGCGGTTGCCGCCGAACTGCTCGACAAGGGCTTCGGCCGGTCGCGGCTGTTCGGCGCCAGCAAGACGCTTGCCGCACTGCCGAGCGGGCGCGGTTATGGATCGCCGCCGAGCGGTTATTGCCGCCAGGGTGAAAAGCCGAAGATCGAGGAGCTGCTGGCGCAGTACGGGCGCGGCGCCTCGGGCGGCACGAGCGGACCGGCGCTCGGCTATGCGAGCGCCAACCGTATCCGTCCTGTGCTGCCCGGTGTCGCGATAACAACCGCGAAGGCGAAGAAAAAGAAGAAGGGCAAGAACGACAAGGAAGCGACGATCAGCGCCGAAGAGGTGCTGACCCGTCTTGTCGGGCCGCCGCGGGGCTATGTCACGGTGCGTGTCTTCACCGGCGGGGCCGACGATGTTTCGCCGCGCCGTCATCTCTCGCCGATCGATGGTGTCAACATGGCCGGCAGCGGTCGCGGGGTGCCGCTTCCCGAGCCGCATCCGGTTCGCATGGTTTCCGCGCCGGCCGCGTCGGCGAGCCCGGGCGGTAGCCTGTTTGCCAAGGCCGCGGGTCAATCCAACGTCGCCCGACCGGCTGCGCTGTTGCCGGGCGCGGCGATGATCGCTACCTATCCCAAGATGGTTGGCGGAGTCCCCGTGCCGCAGCCCCGGCCGCGATAG
- a CDS encoding GTP-binding protein, with the protein MNEPARRPQRDPIPITILTGFLGAGKTTILNQLLKDPALSDAAVIINEFGEIGLDHLLVEEADDGIVELSSGCLCCTIRGDLVTTLENFLRRLDNGRLDHLSRIVIETTGLADPAPILHAVMGHPYLVLRYRLDGVVTVVDAVNGMATLDTQDEAVKQVAVADRLVLTKTDLVEAADTLPALLARLKRLNPGAPVLDAPAGEATTEALLSCGLYDPQRKIPDVARWLNDEAFRDQASHDHGNHDHPLDGHENGHKSHNDGHAHHHYDVNRHDDRIRAFTLATDRAVPATALEMFLDLLRSAHGPKLLRVKGVIKIAEDPDHPVVVHGVQQVFHPPATLAAWPDDDHRTRLVFITRDMPEGFIRRMFDAFTGALAPDTPDPQAMTDNPLAISGFTGPRG; encoded by the coding sequence ATGAACGAGCCGGCACGGCGTCCGCAGCGCGATCCGATCCCGATCACTATCCTCACCGGCTTTCTCGGCGCCGGCAAGACGACGATCCTGAACCAGCTCCTGAAAGATCCGGCGCTGTCGGATGCGGCCGTCATCATCAACGAGTTCGGCGAGATCGGCCTCGACCATCTGCTGGTCGAGGAGGCCGACGACGGTATCGTCGAGCTGTCGTCGGGGTGCCTGTGCTGCACCATCCGGGGCGATCTGGTGACGACGCTGGAGAACTTTCTGCGCCGGCTCGACAATGGCCGTCTCGACCATCTGTCGCGCATCGTCATCGAAACGACCGGCCTTGCCGACCCGGCGCCGATCCTGCACGCGGTGATGGGGCATCCCTATCTGGTGCTGCGCTACCGGCTCGACGGGGTGGTGACGGTGGTCGACGCGGTCAACGGCATGGCCACTCTCGACACGCAGGATGAGGCGGTGAAGCAGGTGGCCGTTGCCGATCGGCTGGTGCTCACCAAAACCGACCTGGTGGAGGCCGCGGACACGCTGCCGGCGTTGCTGGCGCGTCTCAAGCGGCTCAATCCGGGCGCGCCGGTGCTCGATGCGCCGGCGGGAGAAGCGACGACGGAGGCGCTGCTTTCCTGCGGCCTCTATGATCCACAACGCAAGATCCCCGACGTCGCGCGCTGGCTCAACGACGAGGCGTTCCGCGATCAGGCCAGCCATGATCACGGGAACCATGATCATCCTCTTGATGGACATGAGAATGGTCATAAATCTCATAATGACGGTCACGCCCACCATCATTACGATGTAAACCGTCATGATGATCGCATCCGCGCCTTCACGCTGGCGACGGATCGGGCGGTGCCGGCGACCGCGCTCGAGATGTTTCTCGATCTGCTGCGCTCCGCGCACGGGCCGAAGCTGTTGCGCGTGAAGGGCGTGATCAAGATTGCCGAGGACCCGGATCATCCGGTCGTGGTGCACGGGGTGCAGCAGGTGTTCCATCCGCCGGCGACTCTGGCGGCCTGGCCCGATGACGACCATCGCACGCGGCTCGTCTTCATCACGCGCGACATGCCGGAAGGGTTTATCCGGCGCATGTTCGACGCGTTCACCGGTGCGCTGGCACCGGATACGCCGGACCCTCAAGCCATGACCGACAATCCGCTGGCGATTTCCGGCTTTACCGGCCCGCGCGGATAA
- a CDS encoding DUF924 domain-containing protein, with amino-acid sequence MTASNADPFAVLDFWWRAGPAKWFAKDEAFDAAIRDQFGDAVEAALVGELDHWAKRPHGSMALLILIDQFPRNLFRDSAKAFAGDEKARDVADQALAKGFDKVFPVNVRRFFFLPFEHSEDIADQERAVDLFMASGDDEGLFWAYKHLDAIRRFGRFPHRNAVLGRESSAAEQAFLDKGGFSG; translated from the coding sequence ATGACTGCCAGCAACGCCGATCCGTTTGCCGTTCTCGATTTCTGGTGGCGCGCGGGCCCGGCGAAGTGGTTCGCCAAGGACGAGGCCTTCGACGCGGCGATCCGCGATCAATTCGGCGACGCGGTCGAGGCGGCGCTTGTCGGCGAGCTCGATCACTGGGCGAAGCGGCCGCATGGCTCGATGGCGCTGCTGATCCTGATCGACCAGTTCCCGCGCAACCTGTTCCGCGACAGCGCCAAGGCCTTTGCCGGCGACGAGAAGGCGCGCGACGTTGCCGATCAGGCACTGGCGAAGGGCTTCGACAAGGTGTTCCCGGTCAATGTGCGGCGCTTCTTTTTCCTGCCGTTCGAGCATTCCGAGGACATCGCCGACCAGGAGCGGGCGGTCGATCTTTTCATGGCATCGGGCGATGACGAGGGTCTGTTCTGGGCCTACAAGCATCTCGATGCGATCCGCCGCTTCGGTCGGTTTCCGCATCGCAACGCCGTGCTCGGGCGCGAGAGCAGCGCGGCGGAACAGGCATTTCTCGACAAGGGCGGGTTTTCTGGATGA
- a CDS encoding YggS family pyridoxal phosphate-dependent enzyme, with amino-acid sequence MTADIHADAAARLEEIRERIAVAEKDAGRPAGSVTLVAVSKTFDADAIRPVIGAGQRIFGENRVQEAQGKWPAMIADHPDIELHLIGPLQSNKAREAVELFDVIHTVDRDKIARVLAEEMARQNRHPRLFVQVNTGAEPQKAGVLPDEAEAFVQRCRDEHGLTIEGLMCIPPFEDVPGPHFALLQKLADKIGVSALSMGMSADFETAVQFGATHVRVGSALFGHRDYGAA; translated from the coding sequence ATGACGGCAGATATTCATGCGGATGCCGCGGCGCGGCTCGAGGAAATCCGCGAGCGCATCGCGGTTGCTGAAAAGGACGCCGGGCGTCCCGCCGGTTCGGTGACGCTGGTCGCCGTATCGAAGACCTTCGACGCCGATGCGATCCGTCCGGTGATCGGCGCCGGACAGCGTATCTTCGGCGAAAACCGCGTGCAGGAAGCGCAGGGCAAATGGCCGGCGATGATCGCCGACCATCCCGATATCGAGCTGCATCTGATCGGACCGCTGCAGTCGAACAAGGCGCGTGAAGCGGTCGAGCTGTTCGACGTCATTCACACCGTCGACCGCGACAAGATCGCCCGGGTGCTGGCCGAGGAAATGGCGCGGCAGAACCGCCATCCGCGCCTCTTCGTGCAGGTCAATACCGGCGCGGAGCCGCAAAAGGCGGGTGTGCTGCCGGACGAAGCGGAGGCCTTCGTGCAGCGCTGCCGCGACGAGCACGGGCTGACCATCGAGGGGCTGATGTGCATTCCGCCGTTCGAGGACGTACCGGGACCGCATTTCGCGCTGCTGCAAAAGCTTGCCGACAAGATCGGGGTCTCCGCGCTGTCGATGGGCATGTCGGCGGATTTCGAGACGGCGGTGCAGTTCGGCGCCACCCATGTGCGGGTCGGCAGCGCGCTGTTCGGTCATCGCGACTACGGCGCGGCCTGA
- the xth gene encoding exodeoxyribonuclease III encodes MSDRLTLATWNINSVRLRAPLVEKLIADEAPDVICLQETKCPNDAFPTKAFRKLGYEHIEVNGQKGYHGVAVLSRRPLTVIDRRDLCDKGDARHLSVSVPFGGTDLVVHNFYVPAGGDEPDPEVNDKFAHKLAYLDEMRDWLQGAETEGPAVLLGDLNVAPLEHDVWSHKQLLKVVSHTPPETERLNSIIAAGGWIDVMRRFVPEDEKLFTWWSYRAKDWRKANRGRRLDHVWATPPLEVALAGMRVLTDARDWERPSDHVPVIARFEAP; translated from the coding sequence ATGTCCGACCGTCTGACCCTTGCCACCTGGAACATCAACTCGGTGCGGCTTCGCGCGCCGCTCGTCGAGAAGCTGATCGCCGACGAGGCGCCGGACGTCATCTGCCTGCAGGAGACCAAGTGTCCGAACGACGCGTTCCCGACCAAGGCGTTCCGCAAGCTCGGCTATGAGCACATCGAGGTGAACGGCCAGAAGGGCTATCACGGCGTTGCCGTTCTCTCGCGGCGGCCGCTGACCGTCATCGACCGGCGCGATCTGTGCGACAAGGGCGATGCGCGGCATCTGTCGGTGTCGGTGCCGTTCGGCGGCACCGATCTGGTGGTGCATAATTTCTACGTGCCGGCGGGCGGCGACGAGCCGGACCCGGAGGTGAACGACAAGTTCGCCCACAAGCTCGCCTATCTCGACGAGATGCGCGACTGGCTGCAAGGCGCGGAGACTGAGGGGCCGGCGGTGCTCCTCGGCGATCTCAACGTCGCGCCGCTCGAGCATGATGTGTGGTCGCACAAGCAGCTTTTGAAAGTGGTCAGCCATACGCCGCCGGAGACCGAGCGGCTGAATTCGATCATCGCCGCCGGCGGCTGGATCGACGTCATGCGCCGCTTCGTGCCCGAAGACGAGAAGCTGTTTACCTGGTGGAGCTACCGGGCGAAGGACTGGCGCAAGGCCAATCGCGGCCGCCGGCTCGATCATGTCTGGGCGACGCCGCCGCTTGAGGTCGCGCTTGCCGGTATGCGCGTTCTGACCGACGCGCGCGACTGGGAGCGGCCATCCGACCACGTGCCGGTCATCGCCCGCTTCGAAGCGCCGTAA
- a CDS encoding sulfite exporter TauE/SafE family protein has product MGIEFSLLPADLPPLIAVLLVVVSFFTSALSATFGLGGGVALLAVMASVMPALAIIPVHGVVQLGSNVGRAAVQARHVHRPLLLWFAVGAVFGAIAGGQVVFALPAQVLKLVVGLFILWTVWGSKPKLATAGPGVMAAGGFASTVLTMFVGATGPFIAALLAPQPLEKKALIGTHATLMSLQHALKVLAFGFLGFAFGPWIVLIAAMIGAGFLGTLFGSKLLDRMPEAAFRKGFRIVLALIALQLVVRAAAALLLP; this is encoded by the coding sequence ATGGGCATCGAGTTCTCTCTGCTTCCCGCCGACCTGCCGCCGCTCATCGCGGTGCTGCTCGTCGTCGTCAGCTTCTTCACTTCGGCGCTGTCGGCGACCTTCGGGCTCGGCGGCGGCGTGGCATTGCTTGCGGTGATGGCGAGCGTGATGCCGGCGCTGGCGATCATCCCGGTGCATGGTGTGGTGCAGCTCGGCTCCAATGTGGGGCGCGCGGCGGTGCAGGCGCGCCATGTGCATCGCCCGCTGCTGTTGTGGTTCGCGGTCGGCGCCGTGTTCGGCGCGATTGCCGGCGGTCAGGTCGTCTTTGCCCTGCCGGCTCAGGTGCTGAAGCTCGTCGTCGGGTTGTTCATTCTTTGGACGGTTTGGGGCAGCAAGCCGAAACTTGCGACCGCCGGACCGGGCGTGATGGCGGCCGGCGGGTTTGCCTCGACGGTGCTGACCATGTTCGTCGGCGCGACGGGACCGTTTATCGCCGCGCTGCTTGCCCCGCAGCCGCTTGAGAAGAAGGCGCTGATCGGCACCCATGCCACCTTGATGAGCCTGCAGCACGCGCTGAAGGTGCTTGCCTTCGGTTTCCTCGGTTTTGCGTTTGGTCCGTGGATCGTGCTCATTGCCGCAATGATCGGCGCCGGCTTTCTTGGTACGCTGTTCGGCTCGAAGCTGCTCGACCGCATGCCCGAGGCGGCGTTCCGCAAGGGCTTCAGAATTGTGCTGGCGCTGATCGCGCTGCAGCTCGTCGTACGGGCTGCGGCGGCGCTCCTGTTGCCCTGA